The following proteins are co-located in the Vigna unguiculata cultivar IT97K-499-35 chromosome 9, ASM411807v1, whole genome shotgun sequence genome:
- the LOC114163844 gene encoding glutamyl-tRNA reductase 1, chloroplastic-like, with translation MALPSTFSAAKFEALFLKSSSSSSSQFPSRALLPTAFLDHNRKTFVRRGVVRCGAQPSDASVGPNNAISLSALELLKTSAADRYTKERSSIVVIGLSVHTAPVEMREKLAIPEAEWPRAIAELCSLNHIEEAAVLSTCNRMEIYVLALSQHRGVKEVMEWMSKTSSVPLSELSQHRFLLYDNDATQHLFEVSAGLDSLVLGEGQILAQVKQVVKVGQGVNGFGRNISGLFKHAITVGKRVRTETNIASGAVSVSSAAVELAFMKLPEASLDNARMLVIGAGKMGKLVIKHLVAKGCKKMVVVNRTEERVAAIREELKDIEIIYKPLSEMLTCAGEADVVFTSTASETPLFLKSNVKDLPPASQDVGGRRFFIDISVPRNVGSCVSDLEHVRVYNVDDLKEVVAANKEDRLRKAMEAQTIIAEESKQFEAWRDSLETVPTIKKLRAYAERIRLAELERCLGKMGDDIPKKTRRAVDDLSRGIVNKLLHGPMQHLRCDGNDSRTLSETLENMHALNRMFNLDTEISVLEQKIRAKVEQNQK, from the exons ATGGCACTTCCATCCACATTCTCAGCTGCAAAATTTGAGGCTCTGTTCCTCAAATCATCGTCTTCCTCTTCCTCGCAATTTCCTTCAAGGGCATTATTACCCACCGCTTTTCTCGACCATAACAGAAAAACCTTCGTCCGGAGAGGGGTTGTTCGCTGCGGCGCTCAGCCCTCTGATGCATCCGTTGGTCCCAACAATGCTATCTCTCTCTCCGCTCTTGAGCTGCTCAAGACTTCTGCTGCTGATA GGTATACGAAGGAAAGGAGCAGCATTGTTGTCATTGGGCTAAGTGTGCACACCGCACCCGTGGAAATGCGTGAAAAACTTGCAATTCCAGAAGCAGAATGGCCTAGAGCTATTGCAGAGCTTTGTAGTCTTAATCATATTGAAGAAGCAGCTGTTCTGAGCACCTGCAACCGAATGGAGATATATGTTCTTGCACTGTCTCAACATCGTGGTGTCAAAGAAGTCATggaatggatgtcaaaa ACAAGTTCTGTCCCTCTTTCAGAGCTAAGCCAGCACCGGTTTTTACTTTACGACAATGATGCCACACAGCATCTTTTTGAAGTATCAGCAGGACTTGATTCTCTTGTTTTGGGAGAGGGTCAAATCCTTGCCCAAGTAAAGCAAGTTGTCAAGGTTGGACAAGGGGTTAACGGCTTTGGGAGAAATATCAGTGGGCTATTCAAGCATGCAATTACTGTTGGTAAAAGGGTTAGAACTGAGACTAACATTGCTTCCGGGGCAGTTTCTGTGAGCTCAGCTGCTGTCGAGTTGGCCTTTATGAAGCTACCTGAAGCCTCACTTGATAATGCAAGAATGTTGGTTATTGGAGCTGGCAAGATGGGAAAACTTGTGATCAAACATTTGGTGGCAAAAGGTTGCAAAAAGATGGTTGTTGTCAATAGAACCGAGGAGAGAGTTGCTGCAATACGTGAAGAACTGAAGGATATTGAAATCATCTACAAACCCCTTTCAGAAATGCTCACCTGTGCTGGTGAAGCTGATGTAGTTTTCACCAGTACTGCATCAGAAACCCCATTATTCTTGAAAAGTAATGTCAAAGATCTTCCTCCTGCAAGCCAAGATGTTGGAGGCCGTCGCTTTTTCATTGATATTTCTGTTCCCCGGAATGTGGGTTCATGTGTCTCAGACCTTGAGCATGTGCGAGTTTACAATGTTGATGACCTTAAAGAGGTTGTGGCTGCCAATAAAGAGGATCGCCTAAGAAAAGCAATGGAAGCACAGACAATCATTGCTGAAGAATCTAAGCAATTCGAAGCTTGGAGGGACTCGCTGGAAACTGTCCCTACTATCAAAAAATTGAGGGCTTATGCAGAAAGAATCAGGCTTGCTGAGCTGGAGAGATGCTTAGGTAAGATGGGTGATGATATACCAAAAAAAACACGGAGGGCTGTGGATGATCTTAGTCGGGGTATAGTGAATAAGTTGCTTCATGGTCCAATGCAACATTTAAGGTGCGATGGGAATGACAGTCGGACTCTTAGTGAGACACTCGAGAACATGCATGCTTTGAATAGGATGTTCAACCTTGATACTGAGATATCTGTTTTGGAGCAGAAGATTCGAGCGAAGGTAGAACAGAACCAGAAATGA
- the LOC114196290 gene encoding ubiquitin-fold modifier-conjugating enzyme 1 has translation MEGWDPNTKSTLTQIPLLATKAGPRDGAAWTQRLKEEYKALITYTQMNKSNDNDWFRISAANPEGTRWTGKCWYVYNLLKYEFDLQFDIPVTYPSTAPELELPQLDGKTQKMYRGGKICLTVHFKPLWAKNCPRFGIAHALCLGLAPWLAAEVPILVDSGMIKHKDDATTSTES, from the exons ATGGAAGGTTGGGACCCGAACACGAAGTCGACTCTGACACAGATCCCTTTACTTGCGACGAAGGCGGGTCCTCGCGACGGCGCGGCATGGACGCAGAGGTTGAAGGAAGAGTACAAGGCTCTCATAACCTACACGCAGATGAACAAGTCCAACGACAACGATTGGTTCCGTATCTCCGCCGCCAATCCCGAAGGCACTCGTTGGACCGGTAAATGCTGGTACGTCTACAACCTCCTCAAGTACGAATTCGACCTCCAATTCGATATCCCCGTCACTTACCCTTCCACCGCCCCCGAACTCGAACTCCCTCAATTGGACGGAAAGACCCAAAAG atGTACAGGGGTGGAAAGATATGCTTGACTGTGCACTTCAAGCCTCTCTGGGCAAAAAATTG CCCCAGATTTGGTATTGCTCATGCACTTTGCTTAGGTCTTGCACCATGGCTTGCAGCTGAGGTTCCCATTCTTGTGGATTCTGGTATGATTAAGCACAAAGATGATGCAACCACATCGACCGAGTCTTAA